A segment of the Paraburkholderia fungorum genome:
TATGGACGACGACGCGTTGCGTCGCGGCAAGCCGACGGTACACGTCAAATATGACGAAGCGACGGCATTGCTGGTCGGCGACGCGCTGCAATCGCAAGCTTTCGTTGCGCTGACGTCCGAGGTTCTGGCGCCGGCGCAGCAGGCTTCGCTGGTGCGTGAACTGGCGTTGGCGAGCGGCTCGATCGGCATGTGCGGCGGTCAGGCAATCGATCTTGCTAGCGTCGGCCACACGCTGACGCGTCCGCAACTGGAAACCATGCATCGGCTGAAAACCGGTGCATTGCTGCGCGCCGCGGTGCGCATGGGCGCACTGGCGGGCGAAACGCCGGACGCGGAAGCCATGCGTGCACTCGACGCCTATTCGGCCGCTGTCGGCCTCGCGTTTCAGGTCGTCGACGACATTCTCGACGTCACGACCGACTCCGCGACGCTCGGCAAGACCGCAGGCAAAGACGCGAAGGACGGCAAGCCGACCTACGTGTCGATTATTGGCCTTGACGCTTCCCGTGCGCTCGCAGCGCAACTGCGCAGCGACGCCCACGCCGCGATTGCGCCGTTCGGCGCACGCGCGCAGCGTCTTGCCGAATTGGCCGACCTGGTAGTGAACCGGGTTAGCTGAACGCGAAAGCCCGCCGCCGCGCACCTTTATCCCCGGGTGCATGTATGAAGTGCGGGCGCGTAAGTTTTCCTACAATGGAACGACGATGTACGACTTGCTGAAAACCATTGACGACCCGGCAGCCTTGCGCCGCCTCGATCGCCGCCAGTTGCAACCGCTTGCAGACGAGTTGCGTGCCTTTGTGCTCGACAGCGTATCGCAGACGGGCGGCCATCTTTCGTCCAACCTCGGCACGGTCGAGTTGACCATTGCTCTGCACTATGTGTTCGACACACCGCGCGACCGGATTGTCTGGGACGTCGGTCATCAAACGTACCCGCACAAGATCCTGACGGGTCGCCGCGACAAGATGCACACGCTGCGTCAGCTCGACGGGATTTCGGGCTTCCCGAAGCGCGACGAGTCGGAATACGACACGTTCGGCACCGCG
Coding sequences within it:
- a CDS encoding polyprenyl synthetase family protein, coding for MTFEQWTRSVLERVETALEHYLPTEATEPAKLHEAMRYAVLGGGKRVRPLLCHAAGELTGARAECLDAAAAALEMIHVYSLVHDDMPCMDDDALRRGKPTVHVKYDEATALLVGDALQSQAFVALTSEVLAPAQQASLVRELALASGSIGMCGGQAIDLASVGHTLTRPQLETMHRLKTGALLRAAVRMGALAGETPDAEAMRALDAYSAAVGLAFQVVDDILDVTTDSATLGKTAGKDAKDGKPTYVSIIGLDASRALAAQLRSDAHAAIAPFGARAQRLAELADLVVNRVS